Part of the Devosia sp. SL43 genome, TATCGCCAGGACCTATCGGCCCCGATCTCCTCCATCACCAGCCCCGATCAGCAGAAAACGATCTTCCTTGATCCTCGCTCCCTGCCGTTGCTCGCGGGACGGCGGGTGGTCGTAGTCGACGACGTGATCAGTTCCGGCACATCCATGGCCGCCGTGCTGACGTTACTGGACAAGGCCGGCATTGAGCCCGTGGCCGTTGTTGCGGCCATGCTGCAGGGCAGCCGATGGCGCAGCGGACTGGCCCATTGGCAGGAACGCATTGTGGCGCCGTTAGCCTCGCCGCGACTGGCACGGACCGACACCGGACGCTGGTTGCCTACCGATTGAGGATCGTCCCGGTCAGCACGTCGATCTGCAAGCCATCGAAAGCCGGCGTCACGCTATCCGGCGTTTTGGCCTCGACCTGCCGGTAGTCCAGGTCGATATGCATATTGGTCAGCACCGCCTGCTTTGGCGCGAACCGCTCGATCCAGTCCAGCGTCTCGGGCAGGCTCAGATGGCTCGGATGTGGCGTGGGCCGAAGCGCATCAATGACCCAGAGATCCAGCCCCGAAATGGCTGAATAAGAGGCCTCAGGAAACCCCGATAGATCACACGAATAGGCGAAATTGCCGACGCGGAACCCCAGCGACGTGATGTTGCCATGCGTCTGCTCGAAAACCATGACGGAGATGCTGCCGCCAGGCCCGTCGATTTCGAGCACATCACCAGAGTCGATTTCATGGGCGTTGAGGATCGGCGGATAGTCGCTGCCCTTGGGCGCCTCAAAGCAATAGCCGAACGCTTCTCGGATACGCGCGCCAGCGGGCGCCGAGAAATACACATCCACCCGCTTGCGATTATGCAGTGCGAGCACCCGCAGGTCGTCTATCCCGTGCGTGTGGTCGGCATGCTCGTGGGTATAGAGCACTGCCTCGACGCGATCGACAAGGGCATCGAGCAGTTGCTCGCGAATGTCGCAGCCGGTGTCTATGACAATGCGCGTCGGCGCCTCGCTGCCCTCGGTCCAACCCTCAAGCAGCAGCGCGCAGCGGCGGCGGCGGTTGCGCGGTTCATCGGGGTCGCAGGCGCCCCAGACGTTGCCGATGCGCGGAACGCCGCCGGACGAACCGCAGCCCAGGATGGTCGCAATGATCCGTTGGGCCGCGGGCATAACTCAAGCCAGCCCAGTCTTGGCGAACAGTCGGGCGAAATTGGCGGTAGTTTCGGCACCCAGCTGCTCAAGGCTAATGCCGCGGACCTCGGCGACCTTCTCGGCCGTATGGCGCACGAAGCTGGGCTCATTGGATTCGCCGCGATGGGGTATCGGCGCCAGATAAGGTGCATCAGTTTCAACGAGATAGCGGTCGGCCGGAACGAATTTGGCGACGTCGCGGATTTCCTCGGCATTGCGGAAGGTGATGATGCCGGAGAACGAGATATAGCCGCCCAGGTCGAGCGCCGTGCGAGCCAGGTCTGCCCCGGCGGTGAAGCAATGCAGCAGAAACGGGAAGGCCCCCTGCCCGGCTTCTTCCCTGAGGATGGCGGCCATGTCGTCGTCGCATTTTCGGCTGTGGATAACCAGTGGAAGACCGGTGATCCGGGCAGCCGCGATGTGGCGGCGCAAGCCGGTGGCCTGCGCCTCGCGCGGGGCGTTGTCGTAGAAGTAGTCAAGCCCGGCTTCGCCGATAGCAACGCAGCGTGGATGGGCACTTAGCCGGACAAGATCATCCGTTGTGATATGGAGTTCCTGATCGGCATGGTGCGGATGCGTCCCCACCGAGCACCAGACGTTCGCGAAGCGTTCCGCGAGCGCGGCATAGGTGGAGAACTTTTCCACATGTGTGGATATCGTCACCATTCCGGTGACGCCGGCTGCAGCCGCGCGCGCCATTACCCCATCGATATCATTGGCCAAGGCCTCGAAATCGAGGTGGCAATGGCTGTCGATCAGCATGGCTACTCGGCCTTGCGTTCGATGCGGGCAAACACGCCCTGCGGCACCGGCAATTCGGTCCCCGGCACCAGCATGCTGGACGTCTTGCTGTCAGCGAGCAGGCGCTTGTCTTCCGGCACGGCGAGCTGGTCGAGCAGCCGCGCCGCCGACGCCGGAACGAAGGCGAGCATCGGGATAGTGAGGCGACGAACCGTGTCGGCCGTAACGTAGAGTACGGTCGCCATGCGCTCGGGATCGGTCTTCTTCAGTGCCCAGGGCTCCTGCCCGGCGAAATAGTTGTTGGCGGAGCTCAGCGCCGCGACGATGGCGCCGGTCGCTTCATGGACGAGCTGTTCGTCCATTGCCCGCTGTGCTGCCTCGATGGCCTCGCCCACTTCGGCGATGATCGCCTCGTCGGCCTCGGTCAGCGCGCCGGGCTGCGGCACCTTGCCGTCGCAGTTCTTGTTGATCATCGACAGCGAGCGCTGCGCCAGGTTGCCCAGGTTGTTGGCGAGGTCGGCATTGACGCGGTTGGTCAGCTTTTCGCGGCTATAGTCGCCATCCTGCCCAAACGAGACTTCGCGCAGGAAGAAGTAGCGCGCTGCGTCCTGGCCGAACTCTTCGATCAGCTCGAACGGATCGATCACATTGCCCAGCGACTTGCTCATCTTGTGGCCGTCCACCGTCAGGAAGCCATGGGCAAAGACGCGATGCTGCACCTCGATGCCGGCGCTCATCAGGAAGGCCGGCCAGTACACCGTGTGGAAGCGGATGATGTCCTTGCCGATGACGTGCAGGTCCGCGGGCCAGAACTTCTTGAACAGCTCGCTGGCCTCATCGGGGAAGCCGACGCCGGTAATGTAGTTGGTCAGCGCATCGACCCACACATACATCACGTGACCGGGCGCACCGGGAACCGGAATGCCCCAGTCGAAGGTGGTGCGGGAGATCGACAGGTCCTGGAGGCCGCCCTTCACGAACGAGATGATCTCGTTGCGGCGTTCCTTCGGGGCGATGAAGTCGGGGTTGGCCTCGTAGAGATCGAGCAGCTTCTGCTGATAGGCCGAGAGGCGGAAGAAGTAAGTCGGCTCTTCGACCCAGCTGACTTCGGCGCCCGAGGGGGCAAACTTCTTGCCGTCCTTGTCAGTCAGCTCGTCCTCGTCGAAGTAAGCCTCGTCGCGGACGGAATACCAACCCTTGTAGGTCGACTGGAAAATGTCGCCATTGTTGCTGGCGGCCATCTTGTTCCAGATCGCCTGGCTGGCCTCGTGGTGGCGCTGCTCGGTGGTCCGGATGAAGTCGTCATTGGAAATATTCAGCGCCTCCGCCAGCTTGCGGAACTCGGCTGAGTTGGTGTCGGCCAGCTGGCGCGGCGTCACGCCCTGCGCGGCGGCCGTCTGCACCATCTTGATGCCGTGCTCGTCGGTGCCGGTGAGGAAATAGACCTCGCGGCCCTCCAGCCGCTTGAAGCGGGCAATGGCGTCGGTCGCGATCATCTCATAGGCATGCCCGATATGAGGGGCGCCATTGGGATAGGAGATCGCGGTCGTGACGTAGAAGGGCTTGCTGGTCATTGGGGCTCGGCGGAAACAGGGGCAGTCAGTGAAGCATGCTTCCGGATCGCGTCGAAAATCGCGACGAGGGTCTGCTTCATGTCCAGATTGATTTCATCGGCCTCGGTGAGGAGGGCATGGGCCTTGTCCCATAGCTCGTTTGCCGAGGCAAGGCGCATCCGGTTGCCCTTCTGCATGGCCGCGTTGCGGGCCTCGTCAGCAATCCAGTCGTCGAGCATTTCGCGGGCGAAGGACAGTTCCGGGCTCTGCGTGTTGGCGCCGAGCGCATCGGCCAGCGACAGCGCGACGCTGGCAGGATGCTGACTTGGATTGAGCAGCCAGGCCTGCAGGGCGCCGAGAGCAGACTCCGGCTCCAGCGCCAGCGTCTCGAAGGCCCGGCGCGGACGGCCTCCGGAGAGGGCAACGGCTCGATCGAGCTCGGCCTGACCCAGCGACGGATCGTGCTCCGTCAATACCGCACGCACCAGATCGCTGGCGATCGGTCGCAGGGCCAGGTTGTGGCAGCGCGACTTGATGGTGGGCAGCAATTGGCCTGGGCGATGTGACACCAGCAGGAACGTCGTATCGGCCGGGGGCTCTTCCAGCGTCTTGAGCAGCGCATTGGCGGACGAGGGGTTGCAGTCGTCGATGCTGTCGATGATGGCGACGCGGTGCCCGGCCCGGCCGCGGGTGTGATGCAGCGAGTCCCTGATATCGCGGACGTCTTCCACCCGAATGACGGTGTAGTAGCCTTTGCCGTCCTTGGGCCTGCGGCGGAGCAGGAAGAGATTGGGGTGGGAAAGCGCCCCGACCTGTTCCTCGACCCGATGGCCGTCTTCATCGCCCGTGGCGGTCAGGATCGCTGCTGCGAGTTCGAAGGCAAACGTCGCCTTGCCGATGCCCTGCGGTCCATGCAGCAGGATGGCGCCGGGCAGCCTGCCACTGGCAATCTGGCTGCGGATAGCGCTGCGGGCGGCGTCATGCCCCTTCGCCCGCTGCCGGCGCTCCGGCGGCGTCGCGCCCTCGATGGCATCGGGATCAGTCACGCCTGCGAACCGCGCAGCAGCTCGGGGAACCGCTGGCTCACGGCCTCCCAGATGGCCGCCTCAAGCGATTCCTCCGACTGCGCCGCCGAGATGACGATGCAACGATCGGCATTGTCCCTGGCGATGGCCAGAAAGCCATCACGCAGCCGCTTGTGCCACTCGAGCTCTTCCTTCTCGAAGCGATCACCGGTCAAGGCGAGGCCATCTTCGACGGCGCGTTCGGCGACGCGCTTGAAGGCGTCCTCGGGATCCATGTCAAGAATGATGGTCAGGTCGGGCGCGTGCCCGTCGAGCGCCAGCGTTTCGAGCGCGGCGATAAGCTTATCGTCGACGCCCCCGGTCAGGCCCTGATAGGCGCGGGTCGAATCGTGAAATCGATCCGACAACACCCAGGTGCCGTTGCGCAGATTCGGCGCGATCAGCTGATTGACGTGGTCAAGGCGAGCGGCAGCGAACAGCACCGCCTCGGCCCCGGGGCCCCAGCTTTCCGAGCGGCCCTGCAGGATGAAGGAGCGGATGGCTTCGGCCTTGGCGGTCCCACCAGGCTCGCGCGTGCGTACGGCCTCGACCGCATGCCGCTGCAGGTTCTGCAGCAGGCGCTTGACCTGTGTGGACTTGCCGACACCTTCACCACCCTCAAAGGTGATGAAACGGGCGCGACTGGCTTTGGGCGCTTCGAGCATAGGAGCGTTGTATCCGAGTCTCAGAGCCAGCCAAGGGCCAGTTGCTTGAGCGCATCGGTGGCCTGGCGAACGATATCGCCCTTTTCGACGCTTTCGGCGGCATAGAGGGGCGCGACCTGCACCAGTTGCTCGTCGCAGAACACGCGAAGCTCGGCAACCTCATCGCCCTGCGCGACCGGCGGCAGCAAGGGTCCGCTATACACCACCTGCGCGTTGAGGCATTTGCGCGAGCCACGCGGCAGATAGAGCGCAACCTCGCCCTGCCCGACCAGCCCGACACTGCCGGTGACGCCGCCATAGACGTTTGCATAGGCCACGACCGCGCCATCCGGGTAGGCCGCGACGCGCTCGAAAGCGCGGGCGCCCCAGGTGATCAGCTTGCGTCCTTCCTCGGTGCGCTCGGCCATCGAAGTCAGCCCGTGGATGACGGCAACCAGACGACGACCGCCCTCTGCAGTGGAGATGACCGAACCATAGCCCGCAGCTTCGGTATGACCGGTCTTGAGACCATCGACACCGATCCCGAGCTCAACCAGCGAGTTGCGGTTGGCCTGCTTGATGCCGTTCCACTCCATCTCGGGCTCTGAGAAGTAGTGGTAATATTCGGGGAATTCGCGAATGAGATAACGCGCCAGATCGGCCAGGTCGCGGGCGGTGACATACATGTTCGGATCGGGCAGCCCGACCGGATTGGTGAAATGCGAGCCGGTCAGCCCGATTTCCTCGGCCAGTTCGTTCATCATCGCGGCGAAGCTGCTTTCCGATCCGGCAATGCCTTCCGCCAAGACGATGGCGGCGTCATTGCCCGACTGGATGATGACCGAGCGAACCAGATCCTCCACTTTGATCTTGGAATTGAGATCGGCAAACATGGTGGAACCGCCCGATGAGGCACCACCGGTGCGCCAGGCGTGTTCGGAGACAAAGAACTCGTCGGTGAGCTTGACGCGACCGCTGCGGATTTCATTGAAAACCACCGCAACGGTCATGAGCTTGGCCATGCTGGCCGGCTCCATCGGCAGATCGGCATCCTTCTGGAAGATCACCGTGCCGGATTGCTCGTCCATCAAAATGGCGAACTTGGCCTTGGTGTCGAAGTCGGCCTGCGCGGCGGCCGGCGCCACCAGCGAGAGCATTGCCGCCAGAATGAGCCAGATCCGTTTCACGTCGCGCCTATCCCGTCTATTGCCGGCATTCTTGCCAGCCATAAGAACTAATAGAGAATTATGTCATTGAGGCCAAGTTGCCGTGCCAGGTCGAGAGCGTCAATTCTGGCCACGCCGGGCTTCAAATGTGTGAGAGTGAGCCGTGTCGCCGGCTTGCCATTGACGGTGACTTGTTCTTCGTCGACCGAACCAAGCAACGCAAACTGTTCTGCCAGGGCCACCGCATTGGTCTGATCGGCGAAGATACCGAGGCCAAGCTTGATGTCGCGGGCGTCAACATCGACCGACTGCACCCACCCGTCGAGACTGCCAGTCTGCGCGGCCACGGCATTCACTGCGGCGAAGGCTGTACCGATATTGGCATCCTGCGCCTCGGGCGTCGTGTCGGCGTAGGAGAACAGACCACCAAAGAAGTCGCCTGCCATATCCGTCAGGCTGTTGGTGCCGTCGGCATAGCGGGTCGTGCTTTGCACCGGCGGACCGGAATAGCTGGCCAACAGCATGCGCGTGTCGTCGCCTTCCAGCGGCGCGCGGCCCACATACTCGGCCTTGATCGAGGCATGGCCATTGTTGACATAGCCCAGCATCTCGGCGGCGCGATGCGACAGATCCATGATGCGACCGGGCATGTAAGGCCCACGATCATTGACGCGGACAATCACCGAGCGGCCATTTTCCTGATTGGTGACGCGAACATACGACGGAAGCGGCAAAGTCGGGTGAGCGCCAGTAATGGCGTTAGCCGAGAATATCTCGCCATTGGCCGTCCGGCGGCCGTGGAAGTCGGCGCCATACCACGAGGCATCGCCGGTCGCGACATAGCCCGGTTGCTCGGCGGGCGTATAGACGCGGCCATTGACGGTGTAGGGCCGTCCAACCTGGTAGCGTCCGCCGCCCTTGGGTGGATTGGGATTGTTGGTCACGCGCGGCGAGGACGAGCCGTATTCGGAGCCGAAGGCCGCACGTTTCACAGTGGCGCCCAGACCACCCCCGCCGCAGGCTGCGATCATGGGTGCGACAAGGGCCGCGAGGGCGACAAAGCGGATGGCATGGCGCCAAGGGGTCGTCGTCACGGTACGCATTACTCTTACGCTGGTCACAGATGAGAATGCCCATGATATCGCGATCACGCGGCATTCGATCCTAAAGAACAGATTTCTGGTTTCGGTCAGGTTAAGGGGAACAAAGTGTTAGCGCCGCGAGTCGCATTTTCAGCAGCATGGCGGCCGAGAGCTGATTGCTGGAAAGCGTGACCGCAACCTTGCGCTAAGCGGGATATAAAGATATCTTTATGTCATCGGATAACCGATCGAACCGAGGTGAATGGCGATGAGCCCTTCTGACAAGCTGCCCCACATCCCCGACTGGAACGAAGTCCGTGCCACGTTGGCGCAGACGATGCGCGAGCGCATCCTGATCCTGGACGGGGCCATGGGCACCATGATCCAGCGGCTCAAGCTCGAGGAAGAGAACTTTCGCGGCGACCGGTTTAGGGATTGGAAGCTGCCGCTCAAGGGCAATAACGACCTGCTGATCCTGACCGAGCCGCAGCGGATCGAGGACATCCATCTCGAATACTATCTGGCCGGCGCTGACATCGTCGAGACCAACACCTTCTCGGCCACCTGGGTGGCGCAGGCCGACTACGCCTGCGAAGAAGCGGTTTATGATCTGAACTATCACGGCGTGCTGGTCGCACGTCGCGCGGCCAAGCGGGCCGAGGCCATCGACGGCAAGCGCCGCTATGTTGCCGGGGCGCTAGGGCCAACCAACAAGACCTCGTCCATGTCGACGGACGTCAACAGCCCGGGCCATCGGGCGATCACCTTTGACGAGTTGGTCGACGCCTATGGCGAGGCGATCCGCGGCCTGGTCGATGGCGGCGCCGATCTGCTGCTGTTCGAGACCATCACCGACACGCTCAACACCAAGGCCGGCATTTTCGCGGCGCAGCGGCTGTTCGAAGAGCGCGGCATCGACGTGCCGATCATGATTTCGGGCACCATCACCGACCTGTCCGGCCGCACCCTGTCTGGCCAGACGCCGACAGCGTTCTGGTATTCGGTGCGTCACGCCAATCCGCTGACCATCGGGCTCAACTGCGCACTCGGCGCCGACCTGATGCGCGATCACATTGCCGAGCTGTCGGCTGTCGCTGACACGTTCATCTGTGCCTATCCCAATGCCGGCCTGCCCAACGAATTCGGCGGCTATGACGAGACGCCCGAACTGATGGCGGCGCAGTTGGAAACCTTCGCCCGCGAAGGCCTGCTCAACATCGTGGGCGGCTGCTGCGGCTCGACGCCCGACCATATCCGCGCCATTGCCGAGATGGCCGAGCAGCACAAGCCGCGCCAGGTGCCGGAAATCGAACGCCTGCTGCGCCTGTCGGGCCTCGAAGGCTTCACGCTGACGCCGGAAATCCCCTTCGTGAATGTGGGCGAGCGCACCAATGTCACCGGCTCGGCCCGGTTCCGGAAGCTGATCACCGCGGGCGACTATAATGCCGCGCTCGAAGTGGCGCGCGACCAGGTGGCCAATGGCGCCCAGATCATCGACATCAACATGGATGAGGGCCTGATCGACTCCAAGCAGGTGATGATCGAGTATCTCAACCTGCTCGCCGCCGAACCCGATATCGCCAAGGTGCCGCTGATGATCGACTCCTCCAAATGGGAGGTGATCGAAGCCGGTTTGAAGTGCGTCCAGGGCAAGGCGCTGGTCAATTCCATCTCGATGAAGGAAGGCGAAGAGCAGTTCCTGCACTATGCCCGGCTGGTGCGGGCCTATGGCGCCGCCGTGGTGGTGATGGCATTCGACGAGCAGGGCCAAGCCGATACGCTGGAGCGCAAGGTCGAGATCTGCACCCGCGCCTACCAGCTTCTCACTGAGGTCGTCGGCTTCCCGCCGGAAGACATCGTATTCGACCCCAACGTCTTTGCGGTCGCCACCGGCATCGAGGAGCATAACGGTTATGGCGTCGCCTTCATCGAGGCGACCAAGATCATCACCGACACCCTGCCCCATGTGCATATTTCGGGCGGTATCTCCAACCTCAGCTTCTCGTTCCGCGGCAACGAGCCGGTGCGCGAGGCCATGCACGCGGTGTTTTTGTACTATGCCATCCAGAACGGCATGGACATGGGCATCGTCAATGCCGGGCAACTGGCGGTCTACGAATCCATCGATCCGGAACTGCGCGACGCCTGCGAGGACGTGATCCTCAACCGTAACCCTGAGGCTACCGATCGCCTGCTGGCTTTGGCCGAGCGCTATCGGGGTACGGCGGGCAAGGATGTTGCCGCCAAGGATTTGAGCTGGCGCGAGAAGTCAGTCGAAGACCGCATCGCCCATGCACTGGTCAACGGCATCACCGAATATATCGATGCCGACACCGACGAGGCCCGCCTCAAGTCCGCACGACCGCTGCATGTCATCGAAGGCCCGCTGATGGCGGGCATGAGCATCGTCGGCGACCTGTTCGGCTCGGGCAAGATGTTCCTGCCGCAGGTGGTCAAATCCGCCCGCGTGATGAAGCAGGCCGTGGCCTTGCTGCTGCCCTACATGGAAGCCGAGAAGAATGCCGACGGCAACGCCACCGGCCGCAAGAGCGCCGGCAAGGTGCTGATGGCGACGGTCAAAGGCGACGTGCACGATATTGGCAAGAACATCGTCGGCGTCGTCCTGAGCTGCAACAACTACGAGATCATCGATCTCGGCGTAATGGTGCCGACTGCCAAGATCTTGCAGACGGCCAAGGAGCAGAATGTCGACATCATCGGCTTGTCCGGCCTGATCACGCCGTCGCTCGACGAGATGGTCCATGTGGCCGCTGAGATGGAGCGCGAGGGTTTTGACATCCCGCTGCTGATCGGCGGGGCGACGACCAGTCGCGTCCATACGGCGGTGAAAATCCACCCACGCTACGAGCGCGGCCAGACCGTCTATGTCAACGACGCCAGCCGCGCCGTGGGTGTCGTGGGCAACCTGCTGTCATCAGACACCAAGGTCGCGTTCATCGAAGATATCCGCGCCGAATATGCCAAGGCGGCGGCGGCGCACCTGCGGGCTGAGGACGAAAAGCAGCGCATTCCGCTGGCCAAGGCTCGCGCCAACGCGTTCAAGGCCGATTGGGCGAGTTACACCCCGCCCAAGCCGAGCTTCCTTGGCACCAAGGTTTTCGAGGATTTCGATCTCAAGGAGCTGTCGAGCTTCATCGACTGGACCCCGTTCTTCCAGACCTGGGAACTCAAGGGCCGCTACCCAGCCATTCTCGAAGATGAGCGCCAGGGCGAGGCCGCACGGCAGTTGTTTGCCGATGCGCAGAAGATGCTGGCCCAGATCATCGACGAAAACTGGTTCAAGCCACGCGCGGTCGTTGGCTTCTGGCCGGCCAATGCCGTGGGCGATGACATCCGACTCTACACCGACGAAGGCCGCGCCGAGGAACTGGCCACGCTGTTCACCCTGCGCCAGCAGCTGACCAAGCGTGATGGCAAGCCCAACATGGCGCTCAGCGACTTCGTGGCGCCGGAGGGCATCGATCGCCCCGACTATATGGGTGGGTTCGTCGTCACCGCGGGCATCGAGGAAGTGGCGATCGCCGAACGCTTCGAGAAGCAGAATGACGACTATTCGTCCATCCTGGTCAAGGCGCTGGCCGACCGTTTCGCGGAAGCCATGGCCGAATACATGCACCTGCGCGTCCGCAAGGAGTTCTGGGGCTATGCGGCCGATGAGACGCTGAGCAATGATGACTTGCTCGGCGAAACATATCGCGGCATCCGTCCAGCCCCCGGCTACCCTGCTCAGCCCGATCACACCGAGAAGACGACGCTGTTCCGCCTGCTCGACGCCGAGAAGAATGCCGGCGTAACACTGACCGAAAGCTATGCCATGTGGCC contains:
- a CDS encoding MBL fold metallo-hydrolase, whose amino-acid sequence is MPAAQRIIATILGCGSSGGVPRIGNVWGACDPDEPRNRRRRCALLLEGWTEGSEAPTRIVIDTGCDIREQLLDALVDRVEAVLYTHEHADHTHGIDDLRVLALHNRKRVDVYFSAPAGARIREAFGYCFEAPKGSDYPPILNAHEIDSGDVLEIDGPGGSISVMVFEQTHGNITSLGFRVGNFAYSCDLSGFPEASYSAISGLDLWVIDALRPTPHPSHLSLPETLDWIERFAPKQAVLTNMHIDLDYRQVEAKTPDSVTPAFDGLQIDVLTGTILNR
- a CDS encoding TatD family hydrolase, translating into MLIDSHCHLDFEALANDIDGVMARAAAAGVTGMVTISTHVEKFSTYAALAERFANVWCSVGTHPHHADQELHITTDDLVRLSAHPRCVAIGEAGLDYFYDNAPREAQATGLRRHIAAARITGLPLVIHSRKCDDDMAAILREEAGQGAFPFLLHCFTAGADLARTALDLGGYISFSGIITFRNAEEIRDVAKFVPADRYLVETDAPYLAPIPHRGESNEPSFVRHTAEKVAEVRGISLEQLGAETTANFARLFAKTGLA
- the metG gene encoding methionine--tRNA ligase, whose translation is MTSKPFYVTTAISYPNGAPHIGHAYEMIATDAIARFKRLEGREVYFLTGTDEHGIKMVQTAAAQGVTPRQLADTNSAEFRKLAEALNISNDDFIRTTEQRHHEASQAIWNKMAASNNGDIFQSTYKGWYSVRDEAYFDEDELTDKDGKKFAPSGAEVSWVEEPTYFFRLSAYQQKLLDLYEANPDFIAPKERRNEIISFVKGGLQDLSISRTTFDWGIPVPGAPGHVMYVWVDALTNYITGVGFPDEASELFKKFWPADLHVIGKDIIRFHTVYWPAFLMSAGIEVQHRVFAHGFLTVDGHKMSKSLGNVIDPFELIEEFGQDAARYFFLREVSFGQDGDYSREKLTNRVNADLANNLGNLAQRSLSMINKNCDGKVPQPGALTEADEAIIAEVGEAIEAAQRAMDEQLVHEATGAIVAALSSANNYFAGQEPWALKKTDPERMATVLYVTADTVRRLTIPMLAFVPASAARLLDQLAVPEDKRLLADSKTSSMLVPGTELPVPQGVFARIERKAE
- a CDS encoding AAA family ATPase, yielding MTDPDAIEGATPPERRQRAKGHDAARSAIRSQIASGRLPGAILLHGPQGIGKATFAFELAAAILTATGDEDGHRVEEQVGALSHPNLFLLRRRPKDGKGYYTVIRVEDVRDIRDSLHHTRGRAGHRVAIIDSIDDCNPSSANALLKTLEEPPADTTFLLVSHRPGQLLPTIKSRCHNLALRPIASDLVRAVLTEHDPSLGQAELDRAVALSGGRPRRAFETLALEPESALGALQAWLLNPSQHPASVALSLADALGANTQSPELSFAREMLDDWIADEARNAAMQKGNRMRLASANELWDKAHALLTEADEINLDMKQTLVAIFDAIRKHASLTAPVSAEPQ
- the tmk gene encoding dTMP kinase, with amino-acid sequence MLEAPKASRARFITFEGGEGVGKSTQVKRLLQNLQRHAVEAVRTREPGGTAKAEAIRSFILQGRSESWGPGAEAVLFAAARLDHVNQLIAPNLRNGTWVLSDRFHDSTRAYQGLTGGVDDKLIAALETLALDGHAPDLTIILDMDPEDAFKRVAERAVEDGLALTGDRFEKEELEWHKRLRDGFLAIARDNADRCIVISAAQSEESLEAAIWEAVSQRFPELLRGSQA
- a CDS encoding D-alanyl-D-alanine carboxypeptidase family protein → MKRIWLILAAMLSLVAPAAAQADFDTKAKFAILMDEQSGTVIFQKDADLPMEPASMAKLMTVAVVFNEIRSGRVKLTDEFFVSEHAWRTGGASSGGSTMFADLNSKIKVEDLVRSVIIQSGNDAAIVLAEGIAGSESSFAAMMNELAEEIGLTGSHFTNPVGLPDPNMYVTARDLADLARYLIREFPEYYHYFSEPEMEWNGIKQANRNSLVELGIGVDGLKTGHTEAAGYGSVISTAEGGRRLVAVIHGLTSMAERTEEGRKLITWGARAFERVAAYPDGAVVAYANVYGGVTGSVGLVGQGEVALYLPRGSRKCLNAQVVYSGPLLPPVAQGDEVAELRVFCDEQLVQVAPLYAAESVEKGDIVRQATDALKQLALGWL
- a CDS encoding septal ring lytic transglycosylase RlpA family protein, which codes for MTTTPWRHAIRFVALAALVAPMIAACGGGGLGATVKRAAFGSEYGSSSPRVTNNPNPPKGGGRYQVGRPYTVNGRVYTPAEQPGYVATGDASWYGADFHGRRTANGEIFSANAITGAHPTLPLPSYVRVTNQENGRSVIVRVNDRGPYMPGRIMDLSHRAAEMLGYVNNGHASIKAEYVGRAPLEGDDTRMLLASYSGPPVQSTTRYADGTNSLTDMAGDFFGGLFSYADTTPEAQDANIGTAFAAVNAVAAQTGSLDGWVQSVDVDARDIKLGLGIFADQTNAVALAEQFALLGSVDEEQVTVNGKPATRLTLTHLKPGVARIDALDLARQLGLNDIILY
- the metH gene encoding methionine synthase, with amino-acid sequence MAMSPSDKLPHIPDWNEVRATLAQTMRERILILDGAMGTMIQRLKLEEENFRGDRFRDWKLPLKGNNDLLILTEPQRIEDIHLEYYLAGADIVETNTFSATWVAQADYACEEAVYDLNYHGVLVARRAAKRAEAIDGKRRYVAGALGPTNKTSSMSTDVNSPGHRAITFDELVDAYGEAIRGLVDGGADLLLFETITDTLNTKAGIFAAQRLFEERGIDVPIMISGTITDLSGRTLSGQTPTAFWYSVRHANPLTIGLNCALGADLMRDHIAELSAVADTFICAYPNAGLPNEFGGYDETPELMAAQLETFAREGLLNIVGGCCGSTPDHIRAIAEMAEQHKPRQVPEIERLLRLSGLEGFTLTPEIPFVNVGERTNVTGSARFRKLITAGDYNAALEVARDQVANGAQIIDINMDEGLIDSKQVMIEYLNLLAAEPDIAKVPLMIDSSKWEVIEAGLKCVQGKALVNSISMKEGEEQFLHYARLVRAYGAAVVVMAFDEQGQADTLERKVEICTRAYQLLTEVVGFPPEDIVFDPNVFAVATGIEEHNGYGVAFIEATKIITDTLPHVHISGGISNLSFSFRGNEPVREAMHAVFLYYAIQNGMDMGIVNAGQLAVYESIDPELRDACEDVILNRNPEATDRLLALAERYRGTAGKDVAAKDLSWREKSVEDRIAHALVNGITEYIDADTDEARLKSARPLHVIEGPLMAGMSIVGDLFGSGKMFLPQVVKSARVMKQAVALLLPYMEAEKNADGNATGRKSAGKVLMATVKGDVHDIGKNIVGVVLSCNNYEIIDLGVMVPTAKILQTAKEQNVDIIGLSGLITPSLDEMVHVAAEMEREGFDIPLLIGGATTSRVHTAVKIHPRYERGQTVYVNDASRAVGVVGNLLSSDTKVAFIEDIRAEYAKAAAAHLRAEDEKQRIPLAKARANAFKADWASYTPPKPSFLGTKVFEDFDLKELSSFIDWTPFFQTWELKGRYPAILEDERQGEAARQLFADAQKMLAQIIDENWFKPRAVVGFWPANAVGDDIRLYTDEGRAEELATLFTLRQQLTKRDGKPNMALSDFVAPEGIDRPDYMGGFVVTAGIEEVAIAERFEKQNDDYSSILVKALADRFAEAMAEYMHLRVRKEFWGYAADETLSNDDLLGETYRGIRPAPGYPAQPDHTEKTTLFRLLDAEKNAGVTLTESYAMWPGSSVSGVYFAHPDAYYFGVAKVERDQVVDYAQRKGMALAEVERWLGPILNYIPGPAIVAAE